Proteins from a single region of Manis javanica isolate MJ-LG chromosome 5, MJ_LKY, whole genome shotgun sequence:
- the GUF1 gene encoding translation factor GUF1, mitochondrial isoform X3 yields the protein MWALASRGRWHGRTLMAGTALQGLPGSLPAPTRRAAAQPWAPDRRCSSAARKEKIDMCRFPVENIRNFSIIAHVDHGKSTLADRLLELTGAIDKTKNNKQVLDKLQVEQERGITVKAQTASLFYNCDGKQYLLNLIDTPGHVDFSYEVSRSLSACQGVLLVVDANEGIQAQTVANFFLAFEAQLYVIPVINKIDLKNADPERVEKQIEKVFDIPSAECIKISAKLGTNIESVLQAVIQRIPPPKVHRKNPLRALVFDSTFDQYRGVIANVALFDGMVSKGDKIASAHTQKTYEVNEVGILNPNEQPTHKLYAGQVGYLIAGMKDVTEAQIGDTLFLHKQPVEPLPGFKSAKPMVFAGMYPVDQSEYNNLKSAIEKLTLNDSSVTVHRDSSLALGAGWRLGFLGLLHMEVFNQRLEQEFNASVILTTPTVPYKAVLSSAKLIKEYREKEITVINPAQFPDKSKVTEYLEPVVLGTIITPDEYTGKIMMLCQARRAIQKDMMFIDQNRVMLKYLFPLNEIVVDFYDSLKSLSSGYASFDYEDAGYQTAELVKMDILLNGNTVEELVTVVHKDKAHSVGKAICERLRDSLPRQLFEIAIQAAIGSKIIARETVKAYRKNVLAKCYGGDITRKMKLLKRQAEGKKKLRKVGNVEVPKDAFIKVLKTQPDK from the exons ATGTGGGCTCTTGCGAGTCGGGGCCGGTGGCACGGACGCACGCTCATGGCGGGGACCGCGCTTCAGGGGCTCCCCGGGTCTCTCCCAGCGCCAACTCGGCGAGCTGCCGCCCAGCCCTGGGCTCCGGACAGGCGCTGCAGCTCCGCAGCCCGCAAG GAAAAAATTGACATGTGTAGATTCCCTGttgaaaatattagaaatttCAGTATCATTGCACATGTGGATCATGGCAAAAGTACTTTGGCAGATAGGCTGCTGGAATTaacag GGGcaatagataaaacaaaaaataataagcaaGTTCTTGATAAATTGCAAGTGGAGCAAGAAAGAGGAATCACGGTGAAAGCACAGACAGCATCTCTCTTCTATAATTGTGATGGAAAGCAGTACCTTTTAAATCTCATTGATACACCA ggccATGTAGATTTTAGTTATGAAGTATCCAGGTCACTGTCTGCTTGCCAGGGTGTTTTACTTGTGGTTGATGCAAATGAG GGTATTCAAGCCCAGACTGTAgctaatttcttccttgccttcGAAGCGCAGCTATATGTAATTCCAGTTATAAACAAG atagaTCTGAAGAATGCTGATCCTGAAAGGGttgaaaaacaaattgaaaaagtgTTTGATATTCCAAGTGCTGAATGTATTAAG aTTTCTGCTAAACTTGGAACAAATATTGAAAGCGTTCTTCAGGCAGTCATCCAAAGAATACCACC tcCTAAAGTGCATCGCAAAAATCCCCTGAGAGCTTTGGTGTTTGACTCCACATTTGATCAGTATAGGGGTGTGATAGCCAATGTAGCGTTATTTGATGGAATGGTTTCCAAAGGAGATAAAATTGCATCTGCACATACTCAAAAGACATACGAAGTTAATGAAGTAGGAATTCTGAATCCGAATGAGCAGCCAACTCATAAACT ataTGCAGGACAGGTGGGCTATCTGATTGCTGGGATGAAAGACGTCACTGAAGCACAAATAGGAGAtacattatttttacataaacaaCCAGTGGAGCCCTTGCCTGGGTTTAAATCAGCGAAACCAATGGTATTTGCAG GAATGTACCCTGTAGACCAGTCTGAATATAATAACCTGAAGAGTGCTATAGAAAAACTGACTTTAAATGATTCCAGTGTGACAGTTCATCGGGATAGTAGCCTTGCCTTAGGTGCTGGCTGGAG GTTGGGATTTCTTGGACTTTTGCatatggaagttttcaaccagcGACTAGAGCAAGAATTTAATGCTTCTGTTATTTTGACAACCCCCACTGTTCCTTATAAAGCTGTTCTTTCATCAGCAAAGTTAATAAAG gaatatagagaaaaggaaattacagtcATCAATCCTGCACAATTCCCTGATAAATCAAAAGTAACAGAATATTTGGAGCCAGTTGTTTTAGGCACCATTATTACACCAGATGAATATACTGGAAAAATAATGATGCTTTGCCAG GCTAGAAGAGCAATTCAAAAGGATATGATGTTTATTGATCAAAATAGAGTTATGCTTAAATATCTCTTCCCTTTGAATGAAATTGTGGTAGATTTTTATGATTCTTTGAAATCCCTGTCTTCTGGATATGCCAG ttTTGATTACGAAGATGCAGGATATCAGACTGCAGAACTTGTGAAAATGGATATTCTACTAAATGGAAATACTGTAGAGGAGCTAGTAACTGTTGTACACAA agacAAAGCACACTCTGTTGGCAAAGCCATATGTGAACGTCTGAGGGATTCTCTTCCTAGACAGCTGTTTGAGATAGCAATTCAGGCTGCTATTGGAAGTAAAATCATTGCAAGAGAAAC TGTGAAAGCCTATAGGAAAAATGTTTTGGCAAAATGT tatggTGGTGATATTACCCGAAAAATGAAGCTTTTGAAGAgacaagcagaaggaaagaaaaaactgaggaaagTTGGCAATGTTGAAGTCCCAAAAGATGCTTTTATAAAAGTTCTGAAAACACAACCTGATAAATAA
- the GUF1 gene encoding translation factor GUF1, mitochondrial isoform X1 has protein sequence MWALASRGRWHGRTLMAGTALQGLPGSLPAPTRRAAAQPWAPDRRCSSAARKEKIDMCRFPVENIRNFSIIAHVDHGKSTLADRLLELTGAIDKTKNNKQVLDKLQVEQERGITVKAQTASLFYNCDGKQYLLNLIDTPGHVDFSYEVSRSLSACQGVLLVVDANEGIQAQTVANFFLAFEAQLYVIPVINKIDLKNADPERVEKQIEKVFDIPSAECIKISAKLGTNIESVLQAVIQRIPPPKVHRKNPLRALVFDSTFDQYRGVIANVALFDGMVSKGDKIASAHTQKTYEVNEVGILNPNEQPTHKLYAGQVGYLIAGMKDVTEAQIGDTLFLHKQPVEPLPGFKSAKPMVFAGMYPVDQSEYNNLKSAIEKLTLNDSSVTVHRDSSLALGAGWRLGFLGLLHMEVFNQRLEQEFNASVILTTPTVPYKAVLSSAKLIKEYREKEITVINPAQFPDKSKVTEYLEPVVLGTIITPDEYTGKIMMLCQARRAIQKDMMFIDQNRVMLKYLFPLNEIVVDFYDSLKSLSSGYASFDYEDAGYQTAELVKMDILLNGNTVEELVTVVHKDKAHSVGKAICERLRDSLPRQLFEIAIQAAIGSKIIARETMVVILPEK, from the exons ATGTGGGCTCTTGCGAGTCGGGGCCGGTGGCACGGACGCACGCTCATGGCGGGGACCGCGCTTCAGGGGCTCCCCGGGTCTCTCCCAGCGCCAACTCGGCGAGCTGCCGCCCAGCCCTGGGCTCCGGACAGGCGCTGCAGCTCCGCAGCCCGCAAG GAAAAAATTGACATGTGTAGATTCCCTGttgaaaatattagaaatttCAGTATCATTGCACATGTGGATCATGGCAAAAGTACTTTGGCAGATAGGCTGCTGGAATTaacag GGGcaatagataaaacaaaaaataataagcaaGTTCTTGATAAATTGCAAGTGGAGCAAGAAAGAGGAATCACGGTGAAAGCACAGACAGCATCTCTCTTCTATAATTGTGATGGAAAGCAGTACCTTTTAAATCTCATTGATACACCA ggccATGTAGATTTTAGTTATGAAGTATCCAGGTCACTGTCTGCTTGCCAGGGTGTTTTACTTGTGGTTGATGCAAATGAG GGTATTCAAGCCCAGACTGTAgctaatttcttccttgccttcGAAGCGCAGCTATATGTAATTCCAGTTATAAACAAG atagaTCTGAAGAATGCTGATCCTGAAAGGGttgaaaaacaaattgaaaaagtgTTTGATATTCCAAGTGCTGAATGTATTAAG aTTTCTGCTAAACTTGGAACAAATATTGAAAGCGTTCTTCAGGCAGTCATCCAAAGAATACCACC tcCTAAAGTGCATCGCAAAAATCCCCTGAGAGCTTTGGTGTTTGACTCCACATTTGATCAGTATAGGGGTGTGATAGCCAATGTAGCGTTATTTGATGGAATGGTTTCCAAAGGAGATAAAATTGCATCTGCACATACTCAAAAGACATACGAAGTTAATGAAGTAGGAATTCTGAATCCGAATGAGCAGCCAACTCATAAACT ataTGCAGGACAGGTGGGCTATCTGATTGCTGGGATGAAAGACGTCACTGAAGCACAAATAGGAGAtacattatttttacataaacaaCCAGTGGAGCCCTTGCCTGGGTTTAAATCAGCGAAACCAATGGTATTTGCAG GAATGTACCCTGTAGACCAGTCTGAATATAATAACCTGAAGAGTGCTATAGAAAAACTGACTTTAAATGATTCCAGTGTGACAGTTCATCGGGATAGTAGCCTTGCCTTAGGTGCTGGCTGGAG GTTGGGATTTCTTGGACTTTTGCatatggaagttttcaaccagcGACTAGAGCAAGAATTTAATGCTTCTGTTATTTTGACAACCCCCACTGTTCCTTATAAAGCTGTTCTTTCATCAGCAAAGTTAATAAAG gaatatagagaaaaggaaattacagtcATCAATCCTGCACAATTCCCTGATAAATCAAAAGTAACAGAATATTTGGAGCCAGTTGTTTTAGGCACCATTATTACACCAGATGAATATACTGGAAAAATAATGATGCTTTGCCAG GCTAGAAGAGCAATTCAAAAGGATATGATGTTTATTGATCAAAATAGAGTTATGCTTAAATATCTCTTCCCTTTGAATGAAATTGTGGTAGATTTTTATGATTCTTTGAAATCCCTGTCTTCTGGATATGCCAG ttTTGATTACGAAGATGCAGGATATCAGACTGCAGAACTTGTGAAAATGGATATTCTACTAAATGGAAATACTGTAGAGGAGCTAGTAACTGTTGTACACAA agacAAAGCACACTCTGTTGGCAAAGCCATATGTGAACGTCTGAGGGATTCTCTTCCTAGACAGCTGTTTGAGATAGCAATTCAGGCTGCTATTGGAAGTAAAATCATTGCAAGAGAAAC tatggTGGTGATATTACCCGAAAAATGA
- the GUF1 gene encoding translation factor GUF1, mitochondrial isoform X2 — translation MWALASRGRWHGRTLMAGTALQGLPGSLPAPTRRAAAQPWAPDRRCSSAARKEKIDMCRFPVENIRNFSIIAHVDHGKSTLADRLLELTGAIDKTKNNKQVLDKLQVEQERGITVKAQTASLFYNCDGKQYLLNLIDTPGHVDFSYEVSRSLSACQGVLLVVDANEGIQAQTVANFFLAFEAQLYVIPVINKIDLKNADPERVEKQIEKVFDIPSAECIKISAKLGTNIESVLQAVIQRIPPPKVHRKNPLRALVFDSTFDQYRGVIANVALFDGMVSKGDKIASAHTQKTYEVNEVGILNPNEQPTHKLLGFLGLLHMEVFNQRLEQEFNASVILTTPTVPYKAVLSSAKLIKEYREKEITVINPAQFPDKSKVTEYLEPVVLGTIITPDEYTGKIMMLCQARRAIQKDMMFIDQNRVMLKYLFPLNEIVVDFYDSLKSLSSGYASFDYEDAGYQTAELVKMDILLNGNTVEELVTVVHKDKAHSVGKAICERLRDSLPRQLFEIAIQAAIGSKIIARETVKAYRKNVLAKCYGGDITRKMKLLKRQAEGKKKLRKVGNVEVPKDAFIKVLKTQPDK, via the exons ATGTGGGCTCTTGCGAGTCGGGGCCGGTGGCACGGACGCACGCTCATGGCGGGGACCGCGCTTCAGGGGCTCCCCGGGTCTCTCCCAGCGCCAACTCGGCGAGCTGCCGCCCAGCCCTGGGCTCCGGACAGGCGCTGCAGCTCCGCAGCCCGCAAG GAAAAAATTGACATGTGTAGATTCCCTGttgaaaatattagaaatttCAGTATCATTGCACATGTGGATCATGGCAAAAGTACTTTGGCAGATAGGCTGCTGGAATTaacag GGGcaatagataaaacaaaaaataataagcaaGTTCTTGATAAATTGCAAGTGGAGCAAGAAAGAGGAATCACGGTGAAAGCACAGACAGCATCTCTCTTCTATAATTGTGATGGAAAGCAGTACCTTTTAAATCTCATTGATACACCA ggccATGTAGATTTTAGTTATGAAGTATCCAGGTCACTGTCTGCTTGCCAGGGTGTTTTACTTGTGGTTGATGCAAATGAG GGTATTCAAGCCCAGACTGTAgctaatttcttccttgccttcGAAGCGCAGCTATATGTAATTCCAGTTATAAACAAG atagaTCTGAAGAATGCTGATCCTGAAAGGGttgaaaaacaaattgaaaaagtgTTTGATATTCCAAGTGCTGAATGTATTAAG aTTTCTGCTAAACTTGGAACAAATATTGAAAGCGTTCTTCAGGCAGTCATCCAAAGAATACCACC tcCTAAAGTGCATCGCAAAAATCCCCTGAGAGCTTTGGTGTTTGACTCCACATTTGATCAGTATAGGGGTGTGATAGCCAATGTAGCGTTATTTGATGGAATGGTTTCCAAAGGAGATAAAATTGCATCTGCACATACTCAAAAGACATACGAAGTTAATGAAGTAGGAATTCTGAATCCGAATGAGCAGCCAACTCATAAACT GTTGGGATTTCTTGGACTTTTGCatatggaagttttcaaccagcGACTAGAGCAAGAATTTAATGCTTCTGTTATTTTGACAACCCCCACTGTTCCTTATAAAGCTGTTCTTTCATCAGCAAAGTTAATAAAG gaatatagagaaaaggaaattacagtcATCAATCCTGCACAATTCCCTGATAAATCAAAAGTAACAGAATATTTGGAGCCAGTTGTTTTAGGCACCATTATTACACCAGATGAATATACTGGAAAAATAATGATGCTTTGCCAG GCTAGAAGAGCAATTCAAAAGGATATGATGTTTATTGATCAAAATAGAGTTATGCTTAAATATCTCTTCCCTTTGAATGAAATTGTGGTAGATTTTTATGATTCTTTGAAATCCCTGTCTTCTGGATATGCCAG ttTTGATTACGAAGATGCAGGATATCAGACTGCAGAACTTGTGAAAATGGATATTCTACTAAATGGAAATACTGTAGAGGAGCTAGTAACTGTTGTACACAA agacAAAGCACACTCTGTTGGCAAAGCCATATGTGAACGTCTGAGGGATTCTCTTCCTAGACAGCTGTTTGAGATAGCAATTCAGGCTGCTATTGGAAGTAAAATCATTGCAAGAGAAAC TGTGAAAGCCTATAGGAAAAATGTTTTGGCAAAATGT tatggTGGTGATATTACCCGAAAAATGAAGCTTTTGAAGAgacaagcagaaggaaagaaaaaactgaggaaagTTGGCAATGTTGAAGTCCCAAAAGATGCTTTTATAAAAGTTCTGAAAACACAACCTGATAAATAA